In Herpetosiphon gulosus, one genomic interval encodes:
- a CDS encoding 6-carboxytetrahydropterin synthase, whose amino-acid sequence MSQRIFRLQVTKDQLGFAAAHFITMRGKCERLHGHNYRVTVEVEGFLCEDQYVVDFGVLKKHAAEIARTLDHRVLLAAENPKIEYSQNEQHLTVRYEDKYYVFPIAEVIMLPIQNTTAELLATYFCAELCERLRQDGVDTLKMVGVWVSEGPGQQAFASREWVQSSC is encoded by the coding sequence ATGAGCCAACGTATTTTCCGCTTGCAAGTAACTAAGGATCAGCTTGGTTTTGCGGCGGCGCATTTTATTACCATGCGCGGCAAATGTGAGCGGCTGCATGGCCATAATTATCGCGTAACGGTCGAAGTAGAGGGCTTTTTATGCGAAGATCAATATGTGGTAGATTTTGGGGTGTTGAAAAAACACGCCGCTGAAATTGCCCGCACGCTTGATCATCGGGTATTGTTGGCCGCCGAGAATCCTAAAATCGAATATAGCCAAAACGAGCAGCATTTGACAGTGCGCTATGAAGATAAATATTATGTCTTCCCAATTGCCGAAGTGATTATGCTGCCAATTCAAAATACCACGGCTGAATTGTTGGCAACCTATTTTTGTGCTGAGTTGTGCGAACGTCTGCGCCAAGATGGCGTTGATACGCTCAAAATGGTTGGGGTTTGGGTTTCCGAAGGGCCAGGTCAGCAAGCCTTCGCCAGCCGCGAATGGGTTCAAAGCTCATGCTGA
- a CDS encoding response regulator, translating into MANILAIDDSGLMQAFWVRILSRSQHNVITVSSGNEMRSVLATMSPQLIFLDLSFPGENGFELLQHIRRYQHCLEIPVIAVSGYAGEDTRQACREAGFTDFLAKPFSLAELRGMLARYLEHATNPRALAR; encoded by the coding sequence ATGGCAAACATTTTAGCAATCGATGACAGTGGCTTGATGCAAGCATTTTGGGTGCGAATTCTATCGCGTTCACAGCATAATGTGATTACGGTGAGCAGTGGCAACGAGATGCGTAGCGTTTTAGCTACTATGAGTCCCCAATTGATCTTCTTGGATCTTTCGTTTCCTGGCGAGAATGGCTTTGAGCTGTTGCAGCACATTCGCCGCTATCAGCATTGCCTTGAAATTCCAGTGATTGCGGTTAGTGGTTATGCTGGCGAAGATACTCGGCAAGCCTGTCGTGAAGCGGGCTTTACCGATTTTTTGGCCAAACCATTTTCATTAGCCGAATTGCGGGGCATGCTCGCTCGCTATCTCGAACATGCCACCAATCCACGGGCTTTGGCTCGCTAA
- a CDS encoding Dna2/Cas4 domain-containing protein — MIWLALALGLIALWFWRRSNQLRASTGLPWRTVVYHDTARRELTKALFSARYQLTGKPDYVLADGKALIPVEVKPQRQATSPRQGDILQLAAYCLLLEEATGVAPRYGLLRYAQHTFQVDWTDQLYQALLETLDAMRDELELNDVERSHEQPWRCRACGFGDRCTDALEYD, encoded by the coding sequence ATGATTTGGCTAGCACTTGCTTTGGGCTTAATTGCGCTTTGGTTCTGGCGACGGAGCAACCAACTGCGGGCTAGCACCGGCCTGCCTTGGCGCACCGTGGTTTATCACGATACTGCTCGCCGTGAATTAACCAAAGCGTTATTTTCAGCCCGTTATCAATTAACTGGCAAGCCCGATTATGTCTTGGCCGATGGCAAGGCCTTGATTCCGGTTGAGGTCAAGCCGCAGCGCCAAGCAACCAGCCCACGCCAAGGCGATATTTTACAGTTGGCAGCCTATTGTTTGTTGTTGGAAGAAGCAACTGGCGTGGCTCCGCGCTATGGTTTGTTGCGCTACGCTCAGCATACCTTCCAAGTCGATTGGACGGATCAGCTGTATCAGGCTTTGCTGGAAACGCTCGACGCGATGCGCGACGAGCTTGAGTTAAATGATGTTGAACGTTCGCATGAACAACCTTGGCGTTGTCGCGCCTGTGGATTTGGCGACCGCTGCACAGATGCGCTAGAATATGACTAG